The Methylocystis bryophila genome contains the following window.
CGGCTCCAGCGCGAGAAACCCCGCTTCGTCGGTGACAATCTCGAATATCGACTCTCCCGCGGCGCTTGCGCCGCCGCTAGGCCCGCAAAGATCATGATGAAATTGCATCGCCGCCCACTCCATCACTGATTGTCTCGCGACATGCGGAAAGACCACGGTTCAGGTGCAAGCCTCCCCGGTTTCATCGCCTTTGACAAGGCTGCACGATCCCGAAAAGCCTGCAGGAGTTGGGACGCTCCGTCTCCGCCGTTGCGACACACTCATTTGTGCGAAAAACCGGTTTCTCCCTTTTCGCATCGCGCTCTCGCATGAAGGGATCTGCGGCAAGCAGAGGCCCCCGGCAAAACCGAGGGCGTCTGCTTCGCTTTAATACGCGCCCTCGCCGCAGAGCACCGCATAGGGGGTGCGCAGGAGGATCCAGAGATCGAGGACGATCGACTGATCTCGGACATATTGGCGGTCGAGCGCAACCTGACCGACGAAGTCGATATTCGCACGTCCTCCGATCTGCCAGAGGCAGGTGATGCCTGGCTTCACGCGCAGTCGAACGCGATCGCTCGGGGCATATTTCGCCACTTCCGACGGAAGCGCCGGACGCGGACCGACGAGGGACATGTCGCCGATGAGCACGTTCCAGAATTGCGGAAGCTCGTCGATCGAGTATCTGCGGATGAAACGGCCGGTCAGCGTGATGCGCGGGTCGTTTTGGTTCTTGTAGCGGATGTCGTGACGGGACGTGGTCGCGCCCTGCATCTTCGCATGCAGAGCATCGGCTCCGACGACCATCGAACGGAACTTCACCATGGAGAAGGGAGCGCCGTTCTTGCCGACCCGCGTTTGGCGGAAGAAGACCGGACCCTTCGACTCCAGCCTGATGGCGATCGCCGTCAGCAGGAACAGGGGTGCAAACAGCGTGAGCGCGCCAAGAGCGCCGACGATGTCGACAACCCGCTTCAACATCGGCGAACGGGCTACGCTGCCAAGCAGCGCGTTATTGCGGATCTCGAAGGTGGTGGTGAGCGACATCTCGTGCCTGCCTCTGAACTTTGGAACTCGCCGCGACCGGCGTTCATGGGCCAGGAGTTGCACGAGACGCGCCATAGGCGAGGCGATATATAACTAATTGATTTATTATGATAATAGCGAAGCGCGCGGGAGCTGCGCCTGATTTTGAAAGACCGCTTTCGCAGCTTTGCATTGCAAATCGAAAATCGCGAAGATGGTGAAAGGACTGGGTGCTCCGCCACCGCCGCCACATACGGCGGCTCCTGAACTCGGCGCCACATTGCAAGCGGCCTTGGCAACCACCACTTCCTTTGGCGTCACCAATCACCCAAGGTTCCTTGTCATGAACATCGGTAGAGCCGCGGGCGTTTCGGCTCTGACCTTCAGCGTTGCCGGTAGGTGGGGGAGGCCGCCAGGCCGAAGTGGGACGACTCGCGTGAGTTCGGCCCTAAGCTGTATTGCGCTGCTCGCGCTCTCGACGATCGCTGTCGCTGAGGACTTGCCGCTCGATGTCGCGGTGGATCAAGCCACGATCCAGGACACCATTTGCTCTCGGGGCTGGGCCGAGACGGTTCGCCCGCCTCTCTCAGTTTCGAACACGATCAAGCGCGCCAAGCTTCGCGAGAGCGGCATTTCTGAGGACGACACCGCCATGTTCGACTTAGACTACAAGATACCCCTCGAGCTTGGCGGCTCGCCCGACGATCCGCGCAATCGCGAACTGCGGAAGTGGCCCGAGGCGATGGAGAAGCATGTGGCCGACGTATGCCTTTGGGGCGACGTCTGCGCTCGGCGGTTGACTCTGGACGAGGCTCGCCATCGCATATGGAAGGATTGGCGGGCCGAGGAGGAGAGTTGTGCGTCTGCAGCGCCCATCGGCGGCCGAGGCGCGCGCTTGCAACGTAGCTTTCCGCCGCGTGGCTCGAACGGCTTGCTATACGGCGTCAAGCCGTAATTTTGACGCCAACCGCGTCGCGTCGCGCTCTAGACTAGCGATGAGTCTTAGGTCGAAGCGCGAGCGCGACACGCCGTTTCAGTCGGCTTCAAAAAAAAGCGGAGCATTTCGCGCGAAGCGTCGGGGCCGTGGCGGTCGGCGTAGGAGCCTTTCGGATCGCCGCCCGACCAGGCGTGGCCGAGTCCTTCGATCTCCCAATGTTCGACGCAGGCGTGGCCTTTCGCATCGACCATCACGGTGCGCCGGAATTTTCGCCCGCCCTGTTCAGCATCCTCCTCGATGAGCTGCGTCCGGCCGGCAAGGCCGGAGCGCGCGTCGGAGAAGATCATGCCGCCGTTGGAAGGGTGAACCTTCGTATCCTCGGCGCCATGGAAAATGATCGCGCGCACGGCGCTGGTTGCGCCGGCGCGGGTTTTCGACGCGGCGTTCGGCGTGAGATTGACGGGTCCCCGCATCGCGGCGAAGGCTGAAACGACGTCGGCGGCGACGCCGAAGGCGAGGCCGGAGTGAACGCCCACCGCGGCGTAAAGCTCGGGATAGGTCTCGCCAAGCACCACCGCCATGGCGCCGCCGGCCGAGAGTCCCGCGACGAAGACCCGATTGGGGTCGGCGCCGAATTCCTCCACGACGCTTTGCGTGAGGCTCGCGATGATGCCCGGCTCCCCGACGCCGCGGCTCTGATGCGCGCGATGGAACCAGTTCCAGCACGTGGAGCTGTTGGCGCTCCGCGACTGCTCCGGATAGAGAACGATGAAGCCGGCTTCTTCCGCGAGCTGGTTCATGCGCGTGCCGACGGCAAAGTCGTCGGCGTTTTGCGTGCAGCCGTGCAGCATCACGACGAGCGGCGAGTTCTCCCGCAAGCTGCTTGGCGCGTAAAGCTTGTAGTCCCGCGACCCCGCCGCGCAGGAAAAAGAACGCGTGAGATAGGCTGCGCCGTTCGGCACCGGAGGCTGCGGGTGTCTCGCCAGCGGCAGTCCGCCAAGATCGACGCGCGGCGGCTTGAAGGTTCGCAGCAGGTCGAGAGCCTCGCCCAAGGGTTTGCGCGCGCGCGCGCCGCGCGCGGGATCGGCGCTTTCCTTAGGCCTGGCGGCGGGCGCGGCGCCCTCGAGCAAATGTGGCGGCGACGCGCTTGCCGCGGGCGCGGGTTCTGTGGGAGCGGAGCCGTTCAGCGCCTGCTGAAGGATCCGCGTGGCGCCGACGAGATCGCGAGCGAGAGTCAGTTTGGTCGCCTCCCGCATCGCGGGAATGATCGATTTCATTTGTGTTTCCCGATTGGAGCCTCGGCGCCGCGGCTAGATCACGCGGCGTTCAGACGGTATCGCCTGATGGCGGCGTGATCGATTCTTGAAGTTTAGAGCGCGAATGGCGCGAAAAACCGGATTCACGTTTTCGCATCGCGCTAGTTTAGGCGATTCGATCCGCAAGGGCCGCCTTCACGGCATTGCTGGCCTGGAACGCGCCCAAAACATGGATGGACGCGATCGTCTCGCGCGCCAGATCCGGCATCACATCTTCGTCGATCATCGCAAGACCCAGGACATGA
Protein-coding sequences here:
- a CDS encoding extracellular catalytic domain type 1 short-chain-length polyhydroxyalkanoate depolymerase, whose amino-acid sequence is MKSIIPAMREATKLTLARDLVGATRILQQALNGSAPTEPAPAASASPPHLLEGAAPAARPKESADPARGARARKPLGEALDLLRTFKPPRVDLGGLPLARHPQPPVPNGAAYLTRSFSCAAGSRDYKLYAPSSLRENSPLVVMLHGCTQNADDFAVGTRMNQLAEEAGFIVLYPEQSRSANSSTCWNWFHRAHQSRGVGEPGIIASLTQSVVEEFGADPNRVFVAGLSAGGAMAVVLGETYPELYAAVGVHSGLAFGVAADVVSAFAAMRGPVNLTPNAASKTRAGATSAVRAIIFHGAEDTKVHPSNGGMIFSDARSGLAGRTQLIEEDAEQGGRKFRRTVMVDAKGHACVEHWEIEGLGHAWSGGDPKGSYADRHGPDASREMLRFFLKPTETACRARAST
- a CDS encoding sugar transferase; this translates as MSLTTTFEIRNNALLGSVARSPMLKRVVDIVGALGALTLFAPLFLLTAIAIRLESKGPVFFRQTRVGKNGAPFSMVKFRSMVVGADALHAKMQGATTSRHDIRYKNQNDPRITLTGRFIRRYSIDELPQFWNVLIGDMSLVGPRPALPSEVAKYAPSDRVRLRVKPGITCLWQIGGRANIDFVGQVALDRQYVRDQSIVLDLWILLRTPYAVLCGEGAY